From a region of the uncultured Draconibacterium sp. genome:
- a CDS encoding DUF2817 domain-containing protein has product MPHAAPFNTIEVVKRTSNHTDAKNILIIGVFHGEEPQGEYVINRYLENGNLSDTKNHLFFIPCLNPWGKERGVRGNQNGVDLNRNYPTKNWIETEKDENYSGQNPASEIVTQQMIDLLEELKPEIILTLHAPLKCVNYDGPAKELADKIAEFCEYPVIADLGYPTPGSFGTYCGIERSIPTVTLEYDDKEDYESIYKKTEKIFDWLAVY; this is encoded by the coding sequence ATGCCACACGCAGCGCCATTCAACACAATTGAAGTTGTTAAAAGAACCTCGAACCACACTGATGCCAAAAACATTCTGATAATTGGTGTTTTTCATGGGGAAGAACCTCAGGGAGAATATGTAATTAACAGATATCTTGAAAACGGAAATCTTTCTGACACAAAAAATCATTTGTTTTTTATTCCCTGTTTAAATCCCTGGGGAAAAGAGCGTGGTGTTCGGGGAAACCAAAACGGCGTTGATTTAAACCGCAACTACCCCACTAAAAACTGGATTGAAACCGAGAAGGATGAAAACTATTCGGGTCAAAACCCAGCTTCGGAAATCGTAACTCAGCAAATGATCGATTTACTTGAAGAATTAAAACCAGAGATAATTCTTACACTTCATGCCCCATTAAAATGTGTGAACTATGATGGCCCGGCAAAAGAGCTCGCTGATAAAATAGCTGAATTCTGTGAATATCCGGTAATTGCCGATTTGGGTTACCCTACTCCGGGATCGTTTGGAACTTATTGCGGCATTGAAAGAAGTATTCCAACCGTTACGCTTGAATACGACGATAAAGAAGATTACGAAAGCATTTATAAGAAAACAGAGAAAATTTTTGACTGGCTGGCTGTTTATTAG
- a CDS encoding PD-(D/E)XK nuclease family protein, whose product MERFLSQCAKFIYQKHQNELKDLCVVFPNRRAGVFFTHYLQKTVDGAAIGPNTTTINELMASYSSMQKGEKLQMISLLYDVFLKHTKTTETFDEFYFWGEILLADFNDIDRYLVKAKDLFTNVSDLKEIESVFDYLTDEQKKALEQFWGSMAVVDKMGFKEKYISIWDKLYPVYQDFKQQLAEKQLAYPGMQDREVAENLESEEKEFTFKKYYIVGLNALNACEKQFFKYLQRLGKAEFLWDYDESYLSDKQNEAGHFLRSNLIEFPQPEDFELDKTCFSKPKNMKMVAVSSVYGQAQQIPNFLDETKKSYKKEFDNTAIVLADESLLFSALGAVPANIDKVNVTMGYSVRNSVVYGFLMLLVTLLKNKRKEGDNFVAYYRYVTDVLNHQLLGDTASEACKGYINQLKNYNRITVPLAEIDFSPLHKQIFTLPEKTADYSEYFLNVLAAFYGHLKQSAIDNAMLLELIYSIYQAIEKLKAVVDDVLSEQQREISEAVYFRLFSQYLGQVSVAFEGEPLSGMQVMGILETRCLDFENLIILGLNENKWPRKFTAPSFIPFNIRLGFGLPGIDEQDAMYAYYYYRLVQRAKNITATYSVVKEGIGTGELSRYGYQLQYDSVHKPAMLNLDFSFSNDPVEEIRIKSSREIVAKLLANNSEDHPLSPSAINTYLNCKLKFYYQYVVRLPEPEEVKEEIDGVVFGNIFHDTLEELYKPYVGRVVEKSNIEKIQKDRVWLENEVTKQIAVHYLKKKLPLKGEIKLEGKTLLIFENAITYLRQLLKIDKEMAPFTVVSLEQRYKRWINAGDNKICVGGMIDRVDRADGVTRVLDYKTGNVKTTKFYKVEDLFERDAKDPKKEILQALIYSWGLARETNSAEIQAAIYPLRSLFAENFEAAVKMSNKDFFFDEVAEEFEGELAGLVAEIFSVDNEFAQTEHDKKCEYCAYRGICRRF is encoded by the coding sequence ATGGAACGATTTCTCTCGCAATGCGCTAAATTTATTTATCAAAAACATCAAAACGAGTTAAAGGATCTGTGTGTGGTTTTTCCTAATCGCAGAGCCGGTGTTTTCTTTACCCATTATTTGCAGAAAACTGTTGATGGTGCGGCGATTGGTCCCAATACGACCACGATAAATGAATTGATGGCATCGTATTCGTCCATGCAAAAAGGCGAGAAGTTACAGATGATTTCTTTACTTTATGATGTATTTCTGAAGCATACTAAAACCACTGAAACCTTTGATGAATTTTATTTTTGGGGCGAAATTCTGCTGGCCGATTTTAATGATATCGATCGTTACCTCGTAAAAGCCAAAGATTTGTTTACCAATGTTTCCGATCTGAAAGAAATTGAATCGGTTTTTGATTACCTCACCGACGAGCAGAAAAAGGCGCTGGAGCAGTTTTGGGGAAGCATGGCGGTCGTGGATAAAATGGGGTTTAAGGAAAAATATATATCCATTTGGGATAAGTTGTATCCCGTTTACCAGGATTTTAAACAGCAGCTGGCCGAAAAACAACTGGCTTACCCCGGAATGCAGGATCGGGAAGTGGCTGAAAATCTGGAAAGTGAAGAAAAGGAATTTACTTTTAAAAAATATTATATCGTAGGATTGAATGCGCTTAACGCTTGCGAGAAACAATTTTTCAAGTATCTGCAAAGATTGGGGAAAGCGGAGTTTTTATGGGATTACGATGAGTCGTATCTCAGCGACAAACAAAATGAAGCAGGTCATTTTTTGCGAAGTAACCTGATTGAATTTCCTCAACCTGAAGATTTTGAACTGGATAAAACCTGTTTCTCCAAACCCAAAAATATGAAAATGGTTGCTGTTTCGTCGGTATACGGACAGGCGCAACAAATTCCTAATTTTCTGGATGAGACAAAAAAGTCATATAAAAAGGAGTTCGATAATACGGCGATTGTGTTGGCCGATGAAAGTTTGTTGTTTTCGGCACTTGGAGCGGTCCCTGCAAATATCGACAAGGTAAATGTTACGATGGGTTATTCGGTGCGTAATTCGGTTGTTTACGGCTTTTTAATGTTACTGGTAACGCTGCTGAAAAACAAGCGAAAAGAAGGCGATAATTTTGTGGCTTATTACCGTTATGTAACCGATGTTTTGAATCATCAGCTGTTGGGTGACACTGCGAGTGAGGCTTGTAAAGGGTACATTAACCAGTTGAAAAATTACAACCGGATTACGGTGCCGCTGGCAGAGATTGACTTTTCGCCATTACACAAACAGATATTTACACTGCCGGAAAAAACGGCGGATTACAGCGAGTACTTTTTAAATGTGCTTGCTGCTTTTTATGGTCATTTAAAACAGAGTGCAATTGACAATGCGATGCTTTTAGAGCTGATATATTCCATTTATCAAGCGATTGAAAAGCTAAAAGCCGTTGTTGATGATGTGTTGAGTGAGCAGCAGCGTGAAATCAGCGAGGCTGTTTATTTTAGGTTGTTTTCACAGTACCTCGGACAAGTGTCAGTGGCTTTTGAAGGCGAACCCTTAAGTGGTATGCAGGTGATGGGGATTCTGGAAACCCGTTGTCTGGATTTTGAAAACCTGATAATTCTTGGATTGAACGAAAATAAATGGCCACGTAAATTCACTGCGCCATCGTTTATTCCGTTTAATATACGTTTGGGATTTGGATTACCGGGTATCGACGAACAGGACGCTATGTATGCTTATTATTACTATCGTCTTGTTCAGCGGGCAAAAAATATTACGGCTACTTATAGTGTTGTAAAAGAGGGAATCGGCACCGGCGAACTCAGCCGTTATGGTTACCAGTTGCAATACGATTCGGTGCATAAACCGGCTATGCTGAACCTCGATTTTTCGTTTTCCAACGATCCGGTGGAGGAGATTCGCATAAAAAGTTCGAGAGAAATAGTAGCGAAATTGCTGGCGAATAATTCGGAGGATCACCCACTTTCTCCAAGTGCAATTAATACCTACTTGAATTGTAAGTTGAAATTTTACTATCAGTATGTGGTTCGTTTGCCGGAGCCGGAGGAGGTAAAAGAGGAAATTGACGGCGTTGTTTTCGGAAATATTTTTCACGATACGTTGGAGGAGTTGTATAAGCCCTATGTGGGCAGAGTCGTTGAAAAAAGTAATATCGAGAAAATTCAAAAAGACCGCGTTTGGCTGGAAAATGAAGTGACCAAGCAGATTGCTGTACATTATTTGAAAAAGAAACTTCCGCTAAAAGGAGAAATAAAGCTGGAAGGGAAAACCTTGCTGATTTTCGAAAATGCCATAACCTATTTGCGACAGCTTTTGAAAATTGATAAGGAAATGGCGCCATTTACCGTTGTTAGTCTGGAACAGCGCTACAAAAGATGGATAAATGCGGGCGATAATAAAATATGTGTTGGTGGTATGATCGACCGGGTTGACCGTGCTGATGGCGTAACCCGCGTACTTGATTATAAAACCGGAAATGTAAAAACGACAAAGTTTTACAAGGTTGAAGATCTTTTTGAGCGCGATGCGAAAGATCCTAAAAAGGAGATTTTACAGGCTTTGATCTATTCATGGGGATTAGCCAGGGAAACGAATTCGGCTGAAATTCAGGCAGCAATTTATCCGCTTCGGAGTTTGTTTGCAGAAAATTTTGAGGCAGCGGTAAAGATGAGTAATAAAGATTTCTTCTTTGATGAAGTTGCTGAAGAATTTGAAGGTGAATTGGCCGGTTTAGTTGCTGAAATATTTTCAGTAGACAATGAGTTTGCACAAACCGAGCACGATAAAAAGTGTGAGTACTGTGCCTATCGGGGAATTTGCAGAAGGTTTTAG
- the ggt gene encoding gamma-glutamyltransferase: protein MKKIALSLFSIILAFQVFAQDRITGLPFATRSEVIAQNGMACTSQPLATQAALDILKAGGNAIDAAIAANAVLGLVEPTGNGMGGDLFAIVWDAKTKKLYGLNASGRSPYELTLNYFKENGYEKIPSHGPLPVSVPGCVDGWFELHNKFGSLPMKEVLNPAISYAENGFPLTELIAYYWGRSAFLSQYSGFEEIFMPNGKAPKKGEVFKNPYLANTFKLIADQGRDVFYKGEIAEKIVRYVREQGGFLSMKDFEDHHSEWVEPISTNYRGYDVWELPPNGQGTAVLQMLNILENYDIAGMGFGSPEYMHHFIEAKKLAYEDRAKYYSDMDFNNLPIEELISKEYGKERAALLNENRAARSYPAGELEQGNTIYLTTADKDGNMVSLIQSNYRGMGSGMTPGKLGFILQDRGELFALEEGHMNVYEPHKRPFHTIIPAFITKDGEPYISFGLMGGAMQPQGHVQIVCNLIDFGMNLQEAGDAPRISHDGSSQPTGEKMADGGRVSLESGFEYQTIRELMSKGHRIGYALGPYGGYQAIMWDKENKVYYGASESRKDGQAAGF from the coding sequence ATGAAAAAAATTGCACTGTCACTTTTCTCAATCATTTTAGCCTTTCAGGTATTTGCACAAGACCGCATAACAGGCCTCCCTTTTGCCACACGCAGCGAGGTAATTGCACAAAATGGAATGGCTTGTACCAGTCAGCCACTGGCTACGCAGGCTGCACTCGACATTTTAAAAGCCGGCGGGAATGCCATTGACGCAGCCATTGCCGCCAATGCGGTTTTAGGCTTAGTTGAACCAACCGGAAACGGCATGGGAGGCGATTTGTTTGCCATCGTTTGGGATGCCAAAACAAAAAAACTATATGGCTTAAATGCCAGCGGCCGTTCGCCCTATGAATTAACGCTTAATTATTTTAAGGAAAATGGCTACGAAAAAATTCCGTCGCACGGACCGCTGCCCGTTTCAGTACCGGGATGTGTTGACGGCTGGTTTGAACTCCATAATAAATTTGGAAGTCTGCCAATGAAAGAAGTCTTAAATCCCGCCATTTCTTATGCCGAAAACGGATTTCCGTTAACCGAACTTATTGCTTATTACTGGGGGCGCAGTGCCTTTTTAAGTCAATACTCCGGTTTTGAAGAGATTTTTATGCCCAATGGAAAAGCGCCTAAAAAAGGTGAAGTATTTAAAAATCCATACCTGGCAAATACTTTTAAACTGATTGCGGATCAAGGCCGCGATGTATTTTATAAAGGCGAAATTGCCGAAAAAATCGTGAGATATGTACGCGAGCAAGGTGGTTTTTTAAGCATGAAAGACTTTGAAGACCATCATTCCGAATGGGTGGAGCCAATTTCTACCAACTACCGTGGTTATGATGTTTGGGAACTACCTCCTAACGGACAGGGAACGGCCGTTTTACAAATGTTGAATATCCTGGAGAATTACGATATCGCCGGTATGGGATTTGGCTCACCAGAATACATGCATCATTTTATTGAAGCGAAAAAGCTGGCGTATGAAGACCGCGCAAAATATTACTCCGACATGGATTTTAATAATCTGCCGATTGAAGAACTGATCTCAAAAGAGTACGGCAAAGAAAGAGCAGCATTACTTAATGAAAACCGTGCAGCACGCTCCTATCCTGCAGGAGAGCTGGAACAGGGGAACACCATTTATTTGACAACTGCCGATAAAGACGGCAACATGGTTTCACTTATACAAAGTAATTACCGCGGTATGGGATCAGGAATGACACCCGGGAAACTGGGATTTATACTACAAGACCGTGGTGAATTGTTTGCGCTTGAAGAAGGACATATGAATGTTTACGAACCACACAAACGTCCGTTCCATACGATAATTCCTGCATTTATTACAAAAGATGGCGAACCCTATATAAGCTTTGGGTTAATGGGTGGCGCCATGCAACCACAGGGTCATGTACAAATAGTCTGCAACCTGATCGATTTTGGGATGAACCTGCAGGAAGCCGGTGATGCTCCGCGAATAAGCCACGACGGCTCGAGCCAGCCAACCGGCGAAAAGATGGCCGACGGCGGTCGCGTTTCGCTAGAGAGTGGCTTTGAATACCAAACCATTCGCGAATTAATGAGCAAAGGACACCGTATTGGTTATGCGCTTGGACCCTACGGCGGATACCAGGCGATTATGTGGGACAAAGAAAATAAAGTATACTACGGCGCTTCAGAATCGAGAAAAGACGGGCAAGCGGCCGGATTTTAA
- a CDS encoding SusC/RagA family TonB-linked outer membrane protein, which yields MKRFLFTIFLMSAVTLFVTAQKRTISGVVREQSTNDLLPGVTVLEKGTSNGTVTNVDGEFSLSIEQGAILVVSYIGLESKEVLVGSSSTIEVILAPSSEEVGEVVVTAMGIRKETKALGYAVQAIGGDELSKVKQPNLVNSLNGKIAGVNVTNSGGGAGTSSQIIIRGSTSLSGDNQPLFIVDGIPIDNSTVSADYGAGLSATSTYSGNRGMDINSDDIESISVLKGPAAAALYGLKAAAGAIVITTKKGEAGAMQVNVNSKFKVDMANKLPEQQAMYGQGSDGAFDDGTTSSWGAPLTGTVYNNLEDFFEPAFSYDVTGSISGGTENGSYFMSVHRLDQNGIVPTTEYATNSIRFNGEHKKGWFTIGMNTNYIYSQTTKTLTGSGLYGSGGTGAMLSVLNWPRSNNMSHWIEGGQRVPLLPNVDPEDDVDNPYWTAHKNPVTDDVHRFIGSGYVTMQPTEWLSATYRAGLDHYNTFSRNILTPGSAVAPPYDEGQVTESQRENNILTSNLTVSANKKVDDFDLGLMLGHNYEQSTYFSQRQSAIGLLSDFMSVNNADRENQTFSNYQSKKRLYSAFGEFSASYKNMLFLSVTGRNDWSSTLAEENRSFFYPSVSGSFVFSEFFGENLKETFSFGKIRASWSQVGKDAPVYQTATYIETVNTIGGGYNNSYTGGNPYLAPETTESTELGLDLRFFNGRLGADFTYYDTRSKDQIISPRVSMATGYIFQYTNFGTVTNKGFELTLTGKPIQNQNWNWQTTLNISHNNGTVSDLPEGVQLLYVTDVQVGPATPASIGDDIFLGLIGTRWERTDDGQLILDSDTGRPITSTDATNVVGDREPDMLLGWNNSITHKNWNLSFLVDVRIGGDVYNATEYSMAYSGMSKITENRGETQTFEGVMINSETGEYEPATSTITLDQDYYQNYYTKEAEPFITSVNWFRLRSASLSYTVPASFCNRIGFVKGIDLSLTGTNLLLFTNYDGMDPEVSAGGSGVMGAGSSGIDYAGVPATTSVSFGLNVKF from the coding sequence ATGAAAAGATTCTTATTCACAATCTTCTTGATGAGCGCGGTTACACTATTTGTAACGGCGCAGAAACGCACCATCAGTGGTGTCGTACGAGAACAATCTACCAATGATTTACTCCCCGGAGTAACAGTACTGGAAAAAGGGACTTCAAATGGAACGGTGACGAATGTCGACGGTGAATTTTCCCTTTCTATTGAGCAGGGGGCAATACTTGTTGTTTCCTACATCGGACTTGAATCGAAAGAAGTTCTGGTTGGCTCCTCCTCTACTATTGAGGTTATACTTGCTCCATCTTCGGAAGAGGTGGGCGAAGTGGTTGTAACAGCAATGGGTATTCGTAAAGAAACCAAAGCCCTGGGTTATGCTGTTCAGGCGATTGGAGGCGATGAGCTTTCAAAAGTGAAACAGCCCAACCTGGTAAACTCGTTAAACGGTAAAATTGCCGGTGTTAACGTTACCAACTCAGGTGGTGGTGCGGGTACATCTTCGCAAATTATCATTCGTGGAAGCACCTCGCTTTCCGGAGACAACCAACCACTGTTTATTGTTGACGGTATTCCAATCGATAACAGTACGGTAAGTGCTGATTATGGTGCTGGTTTAAGTGCAACTTCAACCTACAGCGGTAACCGTGGTATGGATATCAACTCAGACGATATCGAGTCGATTTCGGTACTTAAAGGCCCTGCTGCTGCCGCATTGTACGGATTGAAAGCAGCTGCCGGAGCAATTGTAATTACCACTAAAAAAGGAGAAGCCGGAGCAATGCAGGTAAATGTTAACTCGAAATTTAAAGTTGACATGGCCAATAAATTGCCGGAGCAACAAGCCATGTACGGGCAAGGTAGCGATGGTGCTTTTGATGATGGAACTACATCATCATGGGGAGCTCCACTTACCGGAACTGTTTATAACAATCTGGAAGATTTCTTCGAGCCTGCATTTTCATACGATGTAACAGGAAGTATCTCGGGTGGTACTGAAAACGGAAGCTACTTTATGTCGGTTCACCGACTTGACCAGAACGGTATTGTACCCACTACTGAATATGCAACCAACTCCATTCGTTTTAACGGCGAGCATAAAAAAGGCTGGTTCACCATCGGAATGAATACCAACTATATTTACTCGCAAACCACCAAAACGCTTACCGGATCGGGGTTATACGGCTCGGGAGGAACAGGTGCAATGCTTAGCGTATTAAATTGGCCACGATCGAACAATATGAGCCACTGGATTGAAGGAGGACAACGTGTCCCGCTTCTGCCAAATGTTGATCCGGAAGACGATGTTGACAATCCGTACTGGACAGCTCACAAAAACCCTGTTACCGACGACGTACATCGTTTTATCGGATCGGGTTATGTTACCATGCAACCTACCGAATGGTTGAGCGCTACTTATCGTGCTGGTCTCGACCATTACAATACCTTCTCACGCAACATCCTTACTCCGGGATCTGCAGTAGCTCCTCCATACGATGAAGGTCAGGTTACTGAGTCACAAAGGGAAAACAACATTCTTACATCGAACTTAACCGTTTCGGCCAACAAAAAAGTTGATGATTTTGATTTGGGCCTGATGTTAGGACACAACTACGAGCAGTCAACTTATTTCAGCCAACGGCAAAGTGCGATTGGTTTGCTCTCTGATTTTATGAGTGTAAACAATGCCGATCGTGAAAACCAAACATTCAGCAACTATCAATCGAAAAAGAGATTATACAGTGCTTTCGGTGAATTTAGTGCCAGCTACAAAAACATGTTATTTTTAAGTGTTACAGGACGTAACGACTGGTCATCGACACTTGCTGAAGAGAACCGTTCGTTCTTCTACCCTTCTGTTAGCGGCAGTTTTGTATTCTCAGAATTCTTCGGCGAAAACCTAAAAGAAACATTCTCGTTTGGAAAAATTCGTGCTTCGTGGTCGCAGGTTGGTAAAGATGCTCCTGTATACCAAACTGCAACTTATATTGAAACAGTTAATACAATCGGTGGTGGTTACAACAACAGCTACACCGGTGGGAACCCGTATTTGGCTCCTGAAACCACCGAGTCGACAGAACTTGGTTTAGACCTTCGTTTCTTTAACGGACGATTAGGTGCCGATTTCACGTATTACGATACCCGAAGTAAAGATCAGATCATTTCGCCAAGGGTAAGTATGGCAACCGGTTATATTTTCCAGTATACTAACTTCGGAACTGTTACCAACAAAGGGTTTGAGCTTACATTAACCGGAAAACCAATTCAGAACCAAAACTGGAACTGGCAAACAACTTTAAACATTTCGCATAACAACGGAACCGTATCTGATCTTCCTGAAGGTGTTCAGTTACTTTATGTAACCGACGTTCAGGTTGGACCAGCTACACCGGCATCTATTGGCGACGATATTTTCCTCGGATTAATTGGTACGCGTTGGGAAAGAACGGATGATGGTCAATTGATTCTGGATTCAGACACCGGTCGCCCGATTACTTCAACAGATGCAACAAATGTTGTTGGCGACCGCGAACCAGATATGCTTTTGGGTTGGAACAACAGCATTACGCATAAAAACTGGAATCTGTCATTCTTAGTTGATGTAAGGATTGGTGGCGATGTTTACAACGCTACTGAATACTCGATGGCTTACTCAGGAATGAGTAAAATCACTGAAAACCGTGGAGAGACTCAAACATTTGAAGGAGTGATGATAAACAGCGAAACCGGCGAATACGAACCGGCAACAAGTACAATCACGCTTGATCAGGATTACTACCAAAACTACTACACCAAAGAAGCCGAACCATTTATAACCAGCGTTAACTGGTTCCGTTTGCGTTCTGCCTCTTTGAGCTATACTGTACCTGCATCGTTTTGTAACCGTATTGGTTTTGTAAAAGGTATTGATCTTTCATTAACTGGAACCAACTTACTTCTGTTTACCAATTACGATGGAATGGATCCCGAAGTTAGTGCCGGTGGTTCTGGCGTTATGGGTGCCGGATCATCAGGAATTGATTATGCCGGAGTACCTGCTACCACAAGTGTTTCATTCGGCTTAAATGTTAAGTTTTAA
- a CDS encoding SusD/RagB family nutrient-binding outer membrane lipoprotein produces the protein MKKITILFLFFIGVFFTSCEYDLDINNSPNAPQEAAPDQRLPYVLAETVDFFGSHGTRTANLTQQLGYAYRPGYRYYMFQNWQFANNADAWVWQCWYGYAWVNIEEMMKDAEDVEAWHYTGAGKILKAFGTGTLVDAYGYIAYQDGIAGNIQPDYDDAEYVYSQILPLIDEGIADLQKTQGENAPDLSVGDVMYNGDVNKWIKFAYGVKARFMSHLSKKAEGTDLLAYNPTGILSNIAQSFQSNGDDAEYIGEDGDISARWCIQRQNIGSSNKPGKLWKDYLMNTVDTINGGDETWNSRVVDPRTEVLLPKITDGDNAGEFSFAVDLSETDHAPTTDDVNYVGMRSSEDNPLFYTEKNSPYFLLSYSELKFIEAEVYFRQGSLESALTSYHDAIQANMDKLGIPADESAAFMASEAVVQTASDLTLSHIMMQKYIACTYSPEVWTDMRRCDYCIGPDGTYDYAAGVYKGFDRPPFVYETAFPQDDDYIRRYQMAYYERYYNASKVEALGVFENEYMTTPVWWDIEE, from the coding sequence ATGAAGAAGATAACAATATTATTTCTGTTTTTTATAGGGGTGTTTTTCACCTCTTGCGAATACGACCTCGATATAAACAACTCTCCCAACGCCCCACAAGAGGCTGCTCCGGATCAGCGTCTACCTTATGTTTTAGCCGAAACGGTTGATTTTTTTGGTAGTCACGGAACGCGTACTGCTAACCTTACCCAACAGTTAGGTTATGCTTATCGCCCCGGTTACCGCTATTATATGTTTCAGAACTGGCAATTTGCAAATAATGCTGACGCATGGGTTTGGCAGTGTTGGTATGGTTATGCCTGGGTAAACATTGAAGAAATGATGAAAGATGCCGAAGATGTTGAAGCATGGCATTATACCGGCGCTGGTAAAATCCTTAAAGCATTTGGAACAGGAACATTGGTTGATGCTTACGGTTATATTGCCTACCAGGACGGTATTGCCGGAAATATTCAGCCCGATTACGACGATGCTGAATATGTTTACAGCCAGATTCTACCCTTAATTGACGAAGGAATTGCTGATCTTCAGAAAACACAGGGAGAAAATGCTCCGGACCTGTCTGTTGGCGATGTAATGTATAATGGCGATGTTAACAAGTGGATTAAGTTTGCTTATGGCGTAAAAGCCCGTTTTATGAGCCACCTGTCGAAAAAAGCTGAAGGAACTGACCTGTTGGCATACAACCCTACAGGAATTCTTTCGAATATTGCACAATCATTTCAATCGAACGGCGACGATGCCGAATATATTGGCGAAGATGGCGATATATCAGCAAGATGGTGTATTCAACGTCAAAATATTGGCAGCTCGAATAAACCCGGTAAATTATGGAAAGACTACCTGATGAATACCGTTGACACTATTAACGGTGGCGATGAGACCTGGAACAGCCGTGTAGTTGATCCACGTACTGAAGTGCTGCTTCCTAAAATTACGGATGGCGACAATGCCGGCGAATTCTCATTTGCTGTTGATTTAAGCGAAACAGATCACGCACCAACAACTGACGATGTAAATTATGTTGGAATGCGTTCTTCAGAGGATAATCCATTATTTTACACTGAAAAGAATTCTCCATATTTCCTGCTTTCTTATTCTGAGTTGAAATTTATTGAAGCAGAGGTTTATTTCCGCCAGGGAAGTTTGGAGAGTGCGCTGACTTCGTACCACGATGCAATTCAGGCAAACATGGACAAACTGGGAATTCCGGCAGATGAAAGTGCCGCTTTTATGGCTAGTGAAGCCGTTGTTCAAACCGCATCGGATTTGACATTGAGCCACATTATGATGCAAAAATACATTGCATGTACTTATAGTCCTGAAGTTTGGACAGATATGCGACGTTGCGATTACTGTATCGGTCCTGACGGAACTTACGACTACGCTGCCGGCGTTTACAAAGGATTTGATCGTCCGCCGTTTGTGTACGAAACTGCATTCCCGCAGGATGACGACTATATTCGTCGTTACCAAATGGCCTACTACGAGCGTTATTACAATGCTTCGAAAGTAGAGGCGCTTGGCGTTTTCGAAAATGAATATATGACCACTCCTGTTTGGTGGGACATTGAAGAATAG
- a CDS encoding RNA polymerase sigma factor: protein MTKEEKFNTIVSDNGERIRNICRYYNSNAEDQKDMYQEVLVNIWKSLDSFRGDSAMSTWVYRVAVNTSLTFTGKAFRHMKLMVNSDTTNLNSILDDENLKHKLAEEKLLERMQLELNQLSVIDKALISLMLEGLSMKEIAEVIGITEPNVKVKIHRIKSQLKEKLKGDQL from the coding sequence GTGACGAAAGAAGAGAAATTCAACACGATTGTATCTGACAATGGCGAGCGGATCCGCAATATCTGCAGGTACTACAATTCCAATGCTGAAGATCAGAAAGATATGTACCAGGAGGTGCTTGTAAATATCTGGAAAAGTCTCGATAGTTTCAGGGGCGATTCGGCCATGAGCACCTGGGTTTACCGGGTGGCTGTAAACACGTCGTTAACATTTACCGGAAAGGCTTTCAGGCATATGAAACTGATGGTAAACAGCGACACCACAAACCTGAATTCGATATTGGATGATGAAAACCTGAAACACAAACTGGCCGAGGAAAAGTTGCTTGAACGTATGCAGCTTGAGCTCAATCAGCTGTCGGTAATCGATAAAGCATTGATATCGCTGATGCTCGAAGGGCTATCGATGAAAGAGATTGCCGAGGTTATTGGTATTACCGAACCAAATGTAAAAGTGAAAATCCATCGTATTAAATCGCAATTAAAAGAAAAGCTGAAAGGAGACCAATTATGA
- a CDS encoding DUF4386 domain-containing protein → MNSRKLSIITGISYLIIFFAAIFANFVMLESLKQNPLETIRLDHMSVRFGILAFLITVLFDVVVAWGLFDLYRKHKFTRLSTYFRLMHAAIMGVAVFALVLTLNLDSADEILYQVNVFEIIWLIGLFFFGAHLILLSIIIQKPRWIAVFLTIAGIMYMVDTAAHFILPNYADFAGIFLALVAVPSILGEMAFTFWLLVKGGKDKMN, encoded by the coding sequence ATGAATTCAAGAAAACTCTCGATCATTACCGGAATCAGCTATCTGATCATATTTTTTGCGGCCATATTTGCTAATTTTGTTATGCTTGAGTCGCTCAAGCAAAATCCGCTCGAAACGATCAGGCTTGATCATATGTCTGTGCGCTTTGGCATTTTAGCTTTTTTAATTACTGTGTTGTTCGATGTAGTTGTTGCCTGGGGACTTTTTGATTTATACCGCAAGCATAAATTTACCCGTTTAAGTACCTATTTTCGGTTGATGCATGCAGCAATAATGGGCGTTGCGGTTTTTGCCCTGGTTCTTACTCTGAATTTGGATTCGGCAGATGAGATTTTGTACCAGGTAAATGTGTTCGAAATTATCTGGCTGATTGGTTTGTTCTTTTTTGGCGCGCACTTAATTTTACTCTCTATTATTATTCAAAAGCCCCGGTGGATAGCCGTATTTCTTACCATTGCCGGAATTATGTATATGGTTGATACGGCAGCACATTTTATTCTGCCTAATTATGCCGATTTCGCCGGAATTTTCCTTGCGCTGGTAGCCGTGCCAAGTATTTTGGGCGAAATGGCATTTACGTTTTGGCTGCTTGTAAAAGGCGGAAAGGATAAAATGAATTAG